TTATACCAGCTTCATTCTTCAACGCATACCCATTGTCACAATCGAGTAGCTCTGATATACCACCCACATCAGAAGCAACAACAGGTGTTCCATTCGATAAAGCCTCAATAATCACCATAGGCAAGCCTTCGTAATTGCTTGGAAGCATAAATACGTCGGCATATTTAGCATATGATCCAGCCCCTTGAATATTACCTATAAAATAAACATTTTTAGGATAATCAAAATTTGGCAAAGACTGATTCCCTATCCAAATAAATGCATATTCAGGAAGCAATCTTGCAACATCAATAAATAGTTTAGTATTTTTTTGAGGAGACAACCTTGCTATACATAACACTTTGCCTTTATATCCTTTAAAATCTTTAAATGGGTCAGCATCTAATTCTTTTGGTTTAAAAATACCATTATATACAACTGACACATTTTGATTAATTCCTTCGTCAAGAAGATTACGCTCGTCATACCTACTAACTCCAACAATATATGCACATTGATACTGCAAAATTTTCTCTAATGGAAGGAACTTTCTATATGCAATTCTGATAGAATCAAAACCATGTACAGTATAAACAATCTTACTTTTGGGGAAAGCGATACGCCCAAGAATTCCAGCTTTAGAAGAGTGCAAATGAATTATATCCGGATGATATTTACGATATATTTTTTTCAATTGCAACATTGCTTTTAATTCATTTATCGGAGACAGTCTCCGCATAAGAGATGGAACTCGCTCAGTAGTTACTTTTAAACTAAGCCCATCAAACATTTTCCCATCCCCTTCCCCAGCAGCAACAATCACCTCATGATTTTCACAAAGCTTGTTGGCTAGATTGATGACTACGGACTGCGCTCCGCCTAATTCGCTAAGGGTTATTACCTGTAAAATCCGCATATATTTTTAATTTAATTAAACCAATTATGAAAATATGGTATTAAAAGGCATGAACTCATGTTCATATGACATTAAATATGTATAGAAACGTATTATGTAATAGCACCAAAGCACAAAGAACAATAACAATCGATTTGCCATTCGTTTTTGATGGACCAAAATTGTTGAGATCAAAAAAATTTGAACAATATCCATATATACTGCAACGCGAGCTAAGGATATGCTTAATGGTAATAATGAGCAATATAGTATGGTCCCAAACACATATACATTTAAAAGTCCGTTTAATAGCCGGTCATTTTTTCTTACTGACTCCTTGAATTCAAATAGAAATAAAATTAGTAGCACACACCGATTAGCAAAGCCTTTTAGGAGTATAAATGATGTTGAGTAGCTCATTGAATTGTCATTTGTACCAAGCTCAAGATATGTATTGATTTTCGCTTCTATCACTCCGGAAAACAATACCCCTAATGTCCCTAATATAAATTTGGACATTGCTAATCCGACTACGACACTCACCAATAAGCCAATGGTTATTGTTTTCTGAGTGTAAACTCTATTGAATAAGGGATAAACTATAATAAAAGCCCATGCCGTTCGATGGAACAATGAGGCTATGAATACTGAGAATATAAAACCTTTAAAATCATGCCTATAAGCACACATCAATGATATAAGGAGAATAGCTCCCGCCACATTCTGTCTAACAAACAACATGCTTGCAAATGTGACGCAAAAAGAAACCCACAAGGCAACCATTGGGTAACGACAAAGCCTCGGATATGCATAACAGATACAACCATATATGATCAAGGCAAATATAAACAGGACTCCAGTATAGTCATCAAATATTGATTTCCCTAAATTCTCTACAAATAAAAATCCGTATTCCATTCCAGAGTCAAAATCTTCCCATGGAACACGAATCCAAAAATACATTTTTAGGTAATGTTCCCAATCAGTACCGGTCTCCCATCGTATAAATGAAAGGATGAATAAAATGAAAACACTTGTACCAAATAGAAGCTTTGTAATCCCACACTTCCTTGATAAAAGTTCAATTATAGAAAATAATGCAAATAGAATATTTAGGGCAAAATAAAACAGCATTTATTATTGGGAATACATCCGTTTATAAAAATTCTATAAGTTTACTTGCAGAAGCCGACCATGTAAGTTCTGTTTTAAAGTATTCATACGCTCGTCTATTCCTTTCACGAATAGTATTGGGGTGCTTATAACAATTGGTTATGGCATTTGCCAGTTCTATAATATTACCTGGATCGACAATCAATCCGCCTCCAGCTTCAACTTGCTCTTTTAAGCCACCCACATTACTTGCTATAACAGATCTCCCGGCACTGAATGACGCTGCAGCAACACCTGATTGAGATGCTTCCACATATGGCAAAATGGTCATATCTGACTCCGCAAAAAGCCTTACAATCTTATCTTCCGATATCCAATCATTGATAAATGTAACATTGGCGTTTTGTCTTATCAGATCTTTTTCACTACTTGTTATATCTCCATTCCCTGCAATCACAAGCCTAAGAGACGGCAATGTCTCTTTCACATGTTCCATAGCTTTGAGCAGGATTCCCAAACCTTTGTATGGGGTGATCCTTCCAAAAAACAATATTGTATTTTTAATCGTTGAGAAGTTCGGCAAATCTCCGTTTTTATTAAAACAGAATCCGGCATGTGGTATAAAACACACTCGTTCCTGAGAGACATTATACATTTGAGCCACCTTATTTCTAAAGCTCTTTGTCAGAACAATGAATTTTGTACTTTTCTTCTTTATTTGCTCAAATATATTGTATTGTATCGGATTCTGCTCGCCAGGATGTGGATACAAATCATGAACTGTTGTCACAATATCTATTCCCTTGAAATGCTTGATAATCTTTCGCGCATTCAAACTCAACATTGGAATATATATCACATCAAGTCCCCATGACTTCAGATCATATACGCATCGCATATATTCTCTATTTGGTAAAAAGCTTTTCAGAAATCCAAATTTGGATGAATATGTCGGTAAAAATACAATTCTCATCCCATTATTCTGAAAAAGATTTTCCCAACGATCTCGATTCTCTATATCTTTTGCTATTACAGCAAATATCTCTAATCCTTTTTCAATCAAGGCTTGTGCCATTTCATAAGAATATGTGGCTCCACCTCCTTTTCGACCAAGATAAACAAGCCCGATTTTTCTATTTTTTGAGATTCCCATATTTTATATTATCAAGCCATTGATGATAAGAAATAAGACATCTTGTCACTGAGGGCATTGGTTTCATACTTTCTAAGGAATATGTTGCGAGCGTACCTGGCGCATTGGATTAACACTTCTGATGTTCGCATCCTATTTATCGCATCAATAAACTCCTTAGCAGTATTGCATTGAGCACCTATCTGATTATAATCCACATCATATCCTTCAAAAGCTTCTTTCGAACCAATTATAGGACATCCATACATCATTGCCTCAGCAGTCTTTGTCTTCATACCTCCTCCATGAAAAATCGGACTGATCACAATGTGGCATTGCTCATATACTTCTTCAAGATCCTCTACATAACCGGAAACCTTTACACGAGCATTCCGAGCATCGTCATAAGACTGCGTGAAATGTTTATCCATGTTTTTACCAATAATTAGCAGCTCTACATTAGAGAGTTTTGAGAACACATTTTGAAGAAGCCACTCTAATCCATCTATGTTTGCAAAGAATGCCGACCCAACAAAAATCAATTTCAACATGATATTAGGATTATTGAATCTGTCAGGACTAATTGACTTCAGATAAACATCCGACATCCCCAATGGTAATATTAGATCGGCAGTCCTATTATAATATCTTTTTAAAAGCATGTTGTCACGCTGATTCATCGTTATAAGAGAATTACTGTTTTCTACAGCGTGTCGCTCATTTGATCTGACAACCAAATTTATGAACCTGTTTTTTAAAGACGGTGCGATCTTGAGCTCCTCTTCCCCATATTGAATCTCTACATTATGAAAAAATGTCACAATTTTGATTTGATGGAATCTATTAGCTATTTTCTTAGCAAGCTTCCCTGATTTTGAGCTCCATAAAAACACAACGTCTACCGGCTCTTCGTCTAGTATTGAAAAGATTTCTTTAACCCGCTTATACCGTATACCTCCACAATAGCCCTCAAGTAGTCCTA
The nucleotide sequence above comes from Duncaniella freteri. Encoded proteins:
- a CDS encoding glycosyltransferase, coding for MRILQVITLSELGGAQSVVINLANKLCENHEVIVAAGEGDGKMFDGLSLKVTTERVPSLMRRLSPINELKAMLQLKKIYRKYHPDIIHLHSSKAGILGRIAFPKSKIVYTVHGFDSIRIAYRKFLPLEKILQYQCAYIVGVSRYDERNLLDEGINQNVSVVYNGIFKPKELDADPFKDFKGYKGKVLCIARLSPQKNTKLFIDVARLLPEYAFIWIGNQSLPNFDYPKNVYFIGNIQGAGSYAKYADVFMLPSNYEGLPMVIIEALSNGTPVVASDVGGISELLDCDNGYALKNEAGIMAEKIKEIITLPTQKKEAMFRHCVSTYENQFTVDKMVNGYLNIYEKIVNR
- a CDS encoding EpsG family protein codes for the protein MLFYFALNILFALFSIIELLSRKCGITKLLFGTSVFILFILSFIRWETGTDWEHYLKMYFWIRVPWEDFDSGMEYGFLFVENLGKSIFDDYTGVLFIFALIIYGCICYAYPRLCRYPMVALWVSFCVTFASMLFVRQNVAGAILLISLMCAYRHDFKGFIFSVFIASLFHRTAWAFIIVYPLFNRVYTQKTITIGLLVSVVVGLAMSKFILGTLGVLFSGVIEAKINTYLELGTNDNSMSYSTSFILLKGFANRCVLLILFLFEFKESVRKNDRLLNGLLNVYVFGTILYCSLLPLSISLARVAVYMDIVQIFLISTILVHQKRMANRLLLFFVLWCYYIIRFYTYLMSYEHEFMPFNTIFS
- a CDS encoding glycosyltransferase family 4 protein, whose product is MGISKNRKIGLVYLGRKGGGATYSYEMAQALIEKGLEIFAVIAKDIENRDRWENLFQNNGMRIVFLPTYSSKFGFLKSFLPNREYMRCVYDLKSWGLDVIYIPMLSLNARKIIKHFKGIDIVTTVHDLYPHPGEQNPIQYNIFEQIKKKSTKFIVLTKSFRNKVAQMYNVSQERVCFIPHAGFCFNKNGDLPNFSTIKNTILFFGRITPYKGLGILLKAMEHVKETLPSLRLVIAGNGDITSSEKDLIRQNANVTFINDWISEDKIVRLFAESDMTILPYVEASQSGVAAASFSAGRSVIASNVGGLKEQVEAGGGLIVDPGNIIELANAITNCYKHPNTIRERNRRAYEYFKTELTWSASASKLIEFL
- a CDS encoding glycosyltransferase, producing the protein MKVLYIYPKPQEQQAGLERVNIRNRELLEQSMAEVKTFEVPLTTKVQTFIGLLEGYCGGIRYKRVKEIFSILDEEPVDVVFLWSSKSGKLAKKIANRFHQIKIVTFFHNVEIQYGEEELKIAPSLKNRFINLVVRSNERHAVENSNSLITMNQRDNMLLKRYYNRTADLILPLGMSDVYLKSISPDRFNNPNIMLKLIFVGSAFFANIDGLEWLLQNVFSKLSNVELLIIGKNMDKHFTQSYDDARNARVKVSGYVEDLEEVYEQCHIVISPIFHGGGMKTKTAEAMMYGCPIIGSKEAFEGYDVDYNQIGAQCNTAKEFIDAINRMRTSEVLIQCARYARNIFLRKYETNALSDKMSYFLSSMA